The Nicotiana tabacum cultivar K326 chromosome 14, ASM71507v2, whole genome shotgun sequence genome contains a region encoding:
- the LOC107773567 gene encoding uncharacterized protein LOC107773567, whose translation MLVGDCEKMVQISSTTNEIWPQQNNESRDIEKSISQDQQQQQSLKCPRCNSSNTKFCYYNNYSLSQPRHFCKSCKRYWTRGGTIRNVPVGGGCRKNKKIKKPNITTTNPSHNFHQPQIIDLPPIIPNHSNPNLFYGFPTNPSDLNTQFPRLLNSRVSNTENLGLGFSSGQIQDAMTTTNSNSHLSSYPILNSTLSSLIASNLQQQHFISNNNKFQDLCPYSCEGGNWIMLKGVKMEGENQNRLDWNISNHQINQIEQINSVDPSLSWAGTYVDPSNIESSVRSLI comes from the exons atgttaGTAGGAGACTGTGAAAAGATGGTACAAATCTCTTCCACTACTAATGAAATATGGCCACAGCAG AATAATGAGAGTAGGGACATAGAGAAATCAATTAGCCAAGATCAACAACAGCAACAATCCCTAAAGTGTCCTCGTTGTAATTCATCAAATACCAAATTTTGTTACTACAATAATTATAGTTTGTCTCAGCCAAGACACTTTTGCAAAAGTTGTAAAAGGTATTGGACTAGAGGTGGTACCATAAGAAATGTCCCAGTTGGAGGTGGCTGtagaaaaaacaagaaaatcaagaaaccaaATATTACTACTACAAATCCTAGCCATAATTTTCATCAACCTCAAATAATTGATCTGCCTCCTATAATCCCAAATCATAGTAATCCTAATTTGTTTTATGGATTTCCAACTAACCCTTCTGATCTTAATACTCAATTTCCAAGATTGCTCAATTCTAGGGTTTCTAACACTGAAAATCTTGGACTAGGGTTTTCTTCTGGTCAGATCCAAGATGCTATGACTACTACTAACTCTAATTCACATCTTTCAAGTTACCCCATCTTAAATTCTACTTTGTCCTCCCTTATAGCTTCTAATCTTCAACAACAACACTTCATTTCAAACAATAACAAGTTCCAGGATTTGTGTCCTTATAGTTGTGAAGGTGGAAATTGGATAATGTTGAAAGGAGTGAAAATGGAAGGTGAGAACCAAAACAGGTTGGATTGGAACATTTCTAACCATCAGATCAATCAGATTGAACAGATTAATTCTGTTGATCCTTCTCTTTCTTGGGCTGGTACTTATGTTGATCCTTCAAATATAGAGTCTTCAGTCCGTTCTCTGATCTAG
- the LOC107773609 gene encoding uncharacterized protein LOC107773609 — MATNSIDNSSNVFAGSTATQPAVVIIDSSHPYYLHSSDSPGMVLVNSLFDGNEYGGWRRAIVIALSTKNKLGFIDRTYSELDSSSTDFKQWNHYNDMVISWLLNSLSKDIAESLQKELSDLVQGTSDVAGYYTKVKKIWDELDTLNTCIHCTCECNCGGKSRTLKSLQDGRLIQFLMGLNDAYSAVRSNILMITPLPSVNQAYSLLIQDEKQRKIHVAQHPVEIAFLVQNQQPIFQKYANA, encoded by the exons ATGGCAACAAATTCCATAGATAACTCCTCCAATGTTTTTGCCGGTAGCACAGCCACTCAACCAGCTGTTGTAATTATCGACTCCTCTCACCCCTATTATCTTCATTCATCTGACTCACCAGGTATGGTTCTTGTCAACTCACTCTTTGATGGAAATGAATATGGAGGATGGCGTAGAGCCATTGTTATTGCACTCTCTACTAAGAACAAGCTTGGTTTTATCGATAGAACCTATTCTGAACTTGATTCTTCTTCCACTGACTTCAAACAGTGGAATCATTACAATGATATGGTTATATCATGGCTCTTGAACTCCCTGTCTAAGGACATAGCTGAAAGT ttacaaaAGGAGTTGAGTGATCTAGTGCAAGGGACCTCTGATGTGGCAGGATACTATACAAAGGTAAAAAAGATTTGGGATGAGTTAGATACCTTGAATACTTGTATACACTGCACCTGTGAATGTAACTGTGGAGGAAAGTCCAGAACCTTGAAATCCCTTCAAGATGGTAGGCTCATTCAATTTCTCATGGGGCTTAATGATGCCTACTCAGCTGTGAGGAGCAACATTCTGATGATTACCCCTCTTCCGAGTGTCAATCAAGCTTATTCTCTTCTCATTCAAGATGAGAAgcaaagaaaaattcatgttgCACAACACCCAGTCGAGATTGCTTTCCTGGTACAAAATCAGCAGCCCATTTTTCAGAAATATGCTAATGCATAA